Genomic segment of Ignavibacteriales bacterium:
GCAATACGTCCGGTTCGCTGTCCGGGTCCCCACAGCCAATAATTGTTGTGGGCGCACGTGGCGTCGGGAAGCCCGTAGTGTTTTCCAAAGAAATCTATCGCACCGGCCTCGCCGTAATTCCGGACGAAAATGACGCACTCTGCCTGTTCTTCAGGAGTTAATGTTCGATAGACAGTTGCCACATCTGCAGTCATTTTTTCCCAGCCGAACATGTCCGCATAATATTGCGGGAGTTCTGCGAGGGCACTTCGTTCCTCGGCGCGTGGAGTCACACCCAATAACTTCTGATAAGAAATCAAATCCTCGACCGGCAATACAGGAAGTGTAAAAGGAAGGACTATGACAGTCCAGAGAACGAGCAGACTCACGTACACCGGTTTCGTCCAATTCCACGAATACTCCCGGATAAGATGTTCCACAAATACAGATCCACCAGCCAACAGCATCGGATAGATAGGGGAGAGATAATACACTTTTGCATTTCCAGCGACCATGATGATGAAGACGACAATATATATCCAGCCAAGCGCACGGTATTGTCTGCCGATCCGATGGAATAGGAAAAAATAAAGTCCAAGCAGCCAGAGAGGCGCATTGAAGAAATTAATATCGCGCAACTGTCCCGTAAAAAAATCTCCTATCGTTATGGGTGCATTCTTTTCCTGACTCGCATTATGCATGAATTCAAGCGTCGGCAAACCATGACTGATTTCCCAGATGATGTGAGGAAGGAACAGGATAAAAGCAGTGAGCACCCCGAACCAGAACCATTTCGTGGTAAGCTGCTTCCTTTGAGAAGTCAGGATGAGACCGGCAACAAGTCCAATGCAAAGAAATCCCATCGAATATTTATTGAGCAATCCGAGTCCCGCGACAATACCGAATGCGATCCATAGTCTTTGTTTGTCCTCAGTAAGAATTCTTATGACAATATATCCGGCGAGAGCCCAGAAGAAAATATCAAATGCGTTCATCGAAAAAAATCTTCCGTTCCCCAGTAAAACGTGGGCTGCGACTATTGTCAGTGAAGCCATTCCCTGAGCGAAGCGTCCTCCGCCCATCCGACGAGCCATGAGTGCAGTCAGGATCACGACTCCCGCCACGGCAAGCGCCGGTAAAAATCGGAGGGCCTGAAGTGAATCGCCGAGAATCCATCGGTTCAGTGTAAGAATCGCTATCGATAGCGGCGGTGCATCGACATAACCGAAAGCAAGGTGATTACTGCATGCAATGTAATACAATTCGTCTCTGAAATACCCGTAATTGCCGTGAACCATCACTTGAAGAACAAACTGGAGCAAAGCAATGAGGATTGGAATTGTATTATCGTTGGACAGAATTTTCTCCGGCAATATTCTTTTCAGCATAGCTACGTTTTCCCCTTGGTATAATAAGAAACATATACGAACATTTGCTTTAACAGTTACAAATTATATGCAAACTGCAATATGTTGTCTACATCCTCGCTCTCAAGTTCGCTTGCCCACTGGAGTTTGCAGTTTAACGTATGAGGCTCTTTTTGATTAAGTTGGTGATAACCGATCAATGAAAGTTCTTATGACACAATATAGTTGGTTAGGATTTTCAATAGCCATCGTATGTCCTGCTTTTTCAATATAGAAAATAGGTACGCTTTTGGCATTAAGAAGATTTTCACTTGGATAAATTCCTCTGTTTTTTTCTCCATAAATGTAACAAACATTTTTAATTCGCACGAGCTTCTCTATAAGCGGTGTCGATGAATCTTCAACTGTGTGACATGCACTTTTATAAAGTGCTAATGTTGACGCAGTACTAAATGTATCCGCGTATTCACTCATCGTCGGATCATTAATACCGGCATCCCTGAATTCTTTTTCTAATTTCACTTTTCCTGTATGAGCAAATTCTTCTAACGTATTGCCAGCGACTTTCCCCGTAAAGGAACAGTCCTCTATCGTAAGATTACCCTCCAAGTCGATAAACGATAGCACTCGTTGTGGTTTCATTTGTGATATGTTCATCGCAACGAGCCCACCCATTGAATGTCCGCAGAGGTGGAAGGTTGTTGTTCCTAAATGATCAAGCAAGTCAAGAACAATCGAAGCTTGATCCTTCATGGTATATCCGAAATCTTCAGGTCCTCTGCTTTGTCCAAATCCGATGAGATCTAAAGCAATAAGTGTAAAATCTTCCAGTGAGGGCGAACTGAAGGCGTATCGAAAATGCTCCTTTGCAGATCCAAAACCATGGATGAAGACAACTGTATCGCCGCTCTCTGATGGACGTTTCCAGTAGGCTGCATTGAAGTTCTTATTAAGAATCACCGTCTTAGTAGTAGTCATAATAATTGTACCCGTCTAATATTATTATATAAATAGTACTCGTGCTTATGAATAAAGTTACGTAATGGATGGCGGCTCCGCCAACCAGGCCTCTGCTTTCCGCGTTGTTTGCCTGCCCGCCCGCCTTCCGTCCCGCAAAGTCCGTCTCGACTCAGTCGAGACGAGACCTCGACGAAGTCGGGCGGGATGCGGCGGATAGGCCGTTACACTTCCGCTTGCACTTCGTTTCAGCGGACAAGCCGGCAGGCAGGCATGAATTTTACAGCGAACTCCTTATCACCTAAGACATTTTTTTTATATGAGGAAGTAATAATATCGCACCGACAATTGGAATAATGAGAACGTAAATAACCCAATTTCCAACGAGGAAAGCTATGATATTATGCACCGCATACGCTGTAAAATATAAATAGATGCCTAACTTTTTCATCTTCAAAAGGCACGAAATCATAAAGGCAGTGACAAAGCCGGTGATCACAATATAGATTTGGTACCATATGCCAATTTCTTTAGTTGACTCTTTGAGCAAGGCAGATGGTAATAAAATCAAACCGAGCAGTTCGAATACGCACACGATAATGACAGTTATTGGCGGTTTGAGCTTTAAAGTCATATTTCATTCCTTTTAAAATTGAATAAGAAGTGACGCCCCAAATTTACTGCATTAACCACGAGACGGCTTCTTCTTTGGTCCGTGCAAATCGAACCTGCGATCCTTTATTTAATTCAACCATGACTTCGCCAAACTTCTTGCTCTCGGCCATCTCAAATGACCCGACAATCGCCTGCCGTGCGCGGTAGGTTGATATCTTCTGAAGAATCTCACCTGCAAGACCTGTTTTCAGATCATAGAATTCGGAGATGAAATTTGTTTCTTCAAGCAGGAAAAGATTTGTTTCGTTCTCATTACCGCATGCCAACAGATCCAGTATGTCCTGCGGTGTATGAATAAACCGTTTCGATGAGCGGCTTGCCATGTACTGCTTGCCGGCTTGGTTTTCGAATTTTACGTGTTGCACCATAAATCAATCGATTTGAGGAACATTGTCGATTTCGGGATTCTTCATTGTAAGTATACGCTGCCCAGGAAAGACTTGAGTAATACCAATCTCTTGTTTTCCCGGTTTCGCGGCAATCTTGGTATAATTATTTAGTAGTATAAAAATATTTTGATTAAAACATGCCGTTTATATTCGGAGAGTCCTTCGGTACAGCTTGTGCTACATCCCACATCTCGATGATACGGTCATCTTCAAAGCGGAAGAGATGAACAACCGCAAAACCCGGATCATCCGCTTGCATGCGCACATGAGAATGCACCGCCACGAGATCTCCATCTTCTAGCGCGTGCTTGATTTCGATGACAGTATGAGGAAAGAGTGAGTGGCTTTCCTCCATAGCTTTTTCAAGACTCGCTGCATCGCCTGCAAATGCCGTGTTATGGTGAATCATATCTTGCCTTACGTATGTTGCGTAGGCTTCTCTGATCTTTCTTGCAACCACAAGACGCAAGAATGTTATTGCTGTGTTTTTATGGGATATGGTTTGAGAGTTGTTTTTTGTCATAGGAATCTCACATTTCTGTTATAGGAGATTTTCAGCGAATTTATTGTAGCATTCGTTCCAGCCGGGTTCCGTCAATTCACTCAGCTCCCACGATTAATCCTGTGTAATGTAATGTCATTGTTTTATTGCCAAAACTCGAACAATCGTATTCCAATTTCGTGTGGTGACCTTACGGCCAAATTCTTTCTCCAGAACTTTCATCAGATCAGTAGTCTGGCTGTTTGAAGAGAGGATGAGAACACTGCACACTTCACGTCCCGAAATATAAAGAATTTTGTAGCTCTTGTCAGGCGATGTATATGGAAT
This window contains:
- a CDS encoding glycosyltransferase family 39 protein, encoding MLKRILPEKILSNDNTIPILIALLQFVLQVMVHGNYGYFRDELYYIACSNHLAFGYVDAPPLSIAILTLNRWILGDSLQALRFLPALAVAGVVILTALMARRMGGGRFAQGMASLTIVAAHVLLGNGRFFSMNAFDIFFWALAGYIVIRILTEDKQRLWIAFGIVAGLGLLNKYSMGFLCIGLVAGLILTSQRKQLTTKWFWFGVLTAFILFLPHIIWEISHGLPTLEFMHNASQEKNAPITIGDFFTGQLRDINFFNAPLWLLGLYFFLFHRIGRQYRALGWIYIVVFIIMVAGNAKVYYLSPIYPMLLAGGSVFVEHLIREYSWNWTKPVYVSLLVLWTVIVLPFTLPVLPVEDLISYQKLLGVTPRAEERSALAELPQYYADMFGWEKMTADVATVYRTLTPEEQAECVIFVRNYGEAGAIDFFGKHYGLPDATCAHNNYWLWGPGQRTGRIAIIFGSCRTLDENLTDLSRAYKHVELAATTNAKFCMPYENGRMIFICKEMNTTFQKIWPKERFYI
- a CDS encoding alpha/beta hydrolase codes for the protein MTTTKTVILNKNFNAAYWKRPSESGDTVVFIHGFGSAKEHFRYAFSSPSLEDFTLIALDLIGFGQSRGPEDFGYTMKDQASIVLDLLDHLGTTTFHLCGHSMGGLVAMNISQMKPQRVLSFIDLEGNLTIEDCSFTGKVAGNTLEEFAHTGKVKLEKEFRDAGINDPTMSEYADTFSTASTLALYKSACHTVEDSSTPLIEKLVRIKNVCYIYGEKNRGIYPSENLLNAKSVPIFYIEKAGHTMAIENPNQLYCVIRTFIDRLSPT
- a CDS encoding DUF4180 domain-containing protein translates to MVQHVKFENQAGKQYMASRSSKRFIHTPQDILDLLACGNENETNLFLLEETNFISEFYDLKTGLAGEILQKISTYRARQAIVGSFEMAESKKFGEVMVELNKGSQVRFARTKEEAVSWLMQ
- a CDS encoding nuclear transport factor 2 family protein produces the protein MTKNNSQTISHKNTAITFLRLVVARKIREAYATYVRQDMIHHNTAFAGDAASLEKAMEESHSLFPHTVIEIKHALEDGDLVAVHSHVRMQADDPGFAVVHLFRFEDDRIIEMWDVAQAVPKDSPNINGMF